From a single Fusobacterium ulcerans ATCC 49185 genomic region:
- a CDS encoding GH3 auxin-responsive promoter family protein, giving the protein MSCKNIKEVQEEKFKEILEKNKDTLYGKKYNFSEIKTPEEYREKVPLTNYEDYLEYIELIKNGEKNILTKEGIILLEPTSGSMSSSKLIPYTEGLKREFQAGIKPWIYSLYNNFSEIKKGKSYWSVTPMTTEKKYTSGGIPIGFEEDSEYFGKIENYLMDIIFASPKNIKLEKDIDNFYLKTAVKLLETKNLSLISVWSPSFLLLLIQYIEKNKEELLKKISLRRRKEIENYLINGEYSEVWKDLKVISCWGDGNAAHYINDLKNIFKTAAIQPKGILATEGFLSFPIGDEEGSRISYYSHFFEFIEMESRDIKLVYQLEAGKNYEIVLTTSGGLYRYCIGDIITVITVKNGNPVIKFSGRKGIVTDLFGEKISEEFAGKIYKELKAQYFMLTPEKNRYRLYLKNQWKISNSKIDEMFRRNFHYDYCRKLGQLKEIEVFILTGEPEKEYTEYCLKKGQRLGDIKLKILSLENGWDKVYTGYLQKGEK; this is encoded by the coding sequence ATGAGCTGCAAAAATATCAAAGAAGTTCAAGAAGAGAAATTCAAAGAGATTCTTGAAAAAAATAAAGATACTTTATATGGGAAAAAATACAACTTTAGTGAGATAAAAACACCTGAAGAATATAGAGAAAAAGTTCCTCTCACAAATTATGAAGACTATCTGGAATATATAGAACTGATAAAAAATGGTGAAAAAAATATCCTTACTAAAGAGGGAATAATTCTTTTGGAACCAACAAGCGGCTCTATGTCATCTAGTAAATTAATTCCATATACAGAAGGATTAAAAAGAGAATTTCAAGCTGGAATTAAACCATGGATATACTCTCTATATAATAATTTTTCTGAAATAAAAAAGGGAAAAAGTTACTGGTCTGTTACTCCCATGACTACTGAAAAAAAATATACATCTGGAGGAATTCCAATTGGTTTTGAAGAGGATAGTGAATATTTTGGCAAAATAGAAAATTATCTTATGGATATAATATTTGCCTCTCCTAAAAATATAAAGCTAGAAAAAGACATAGATAATTTTTATTTAAAAACAGCTGTAAAACTTTTAGAAACAAAAAATCTTTCTCTTATATCTGTATGGAGTCCATCATTTTTGCTTCTGCTGATACAATATATCGAGAAAAATAAAGAGGAGCTTTTAAAAAAAATTTCACTTAGAAGAAGAAAAGAAATAGAAAATTATCTTATCAATGGTGAATATTCTGAGGTATGGAAAGATTTAAAAGTTATCAGCTGCTGGGGTGATGGAAATGCTGCCCACTATATTAATGATCTGAAAAATATTTTTAAAACAGCAGCAATACAACCAAAGGGAATTCTTGCTACTGAGGGGTTTCTTTCCTTTCCTATTGGAGATGAAGAAGGAAGCAGAATAAGTTATTATTCACATTTTTTTGAATTTATAGAAATGGAATCCAGAGATATAAAACTTGTTTATCAGCTAGAAGCTGGAAAAAATTATGAAATAGTACTTACTACAAGTGGTGGTTTGTATAGATATTGTATAGGAGATATAATCACAGTGATAACTGTTAAAAATGGAAATCCTGTCATCAAATTTTCTGGAAGAAAAGGAATTGTCACTGATCTTTTTGGAGAAAAGATCAGTGAAGAGTTTGCAGGTAAAATTTATAAAGAGCTGAAAGCACAATATTTTATGCTGACACCAGAAAAAAATAGATACAGACTTTATTTGAAAAATCAGTGGAAAATCTCTAACTCAAAAATAGATGAGATGTTCAGAAGAAACTTCCATTATGATTACTGCAGAAAACTTGGTCAGTTAAAAGAGATTGAAGTATTCATACTTACAGGAGAACCTGAAAAAGAATATACAGAATACTGCTTAAAAAAAGGGCAGAGATTAGGAGACATAAAACTGAAAATACTTTCTCTAGAAAATGGATGGGATAAAGTGTATACAGGATATTTACAAAAGGGGGAAAAATGA